Below is a genomic region from Belonocnema kinseyi isolate 2016_QV_RU_SX_M_011 chromosome 4, B_treatae_v1, whole genome shotgun sequence.
attttgatgcaattttaattttaatttgaaaaaattttaattaaattgaattttaaagcatttatccCCAAGAATttagggatttgaaatatttaaaaatattatcacacattccaaggaatttctgtagatttctagaattttaagaaatttcaaaggattttgaaaaattttaggatattttagaggattttaaagaattttcagcagctttaacaaattttaagggattacgAAGGATTGGGAATAATTTACTGTTTTTAAAGGATTCCATGGAAGtttcaagatttaaacaatttcaaggaatatcatcagatttaatttaattggcgggatttaaacaaagtttcaaatatttcacggtattttcaaagattaagaaaaatgagtggtaaaaatctttcaaatttggaaataacTTGGAATATTTgaacagattccaaggaattttagaagacttccaaataattaaaagaattttaaaggaacttcaacagatttcacgagattttatcATACTTCcgacgatttcaataatttaaattgattttaaaggcTGTCAAAAAGTTACTTCAAGGAAGTTCCAGTATTTAATAGAACTTCACATATTTCAAGGAATAGCAtcagattttattcaattttacggcatttcaagggattttataatatgttaatgcaattttaattttaatttgaaaaaaattatcataaattttaatcaaattaaatttcaaagaatttattcccaagaattgagggatttcaaatatataaaaatattatcaaacattccaaggaatttctgtagatttctagaattttcaggagctttaacttttttattatgatgaaatttcaaagaatttattcacaagaaattaaagttttcaaatatttcaagattgtAAAGAATTTGAATGATTATAGGATATTTGACcacaattccaaggaatttctgaagatttccaaatatttaattttaaaggattttaaaggatatcaaaaatgtattttaatgaattttccagaatcctaaaggatttaatagaatttcaaatatttcaaaaaatttcaaggaataatCATCAGATTCTATGTAATTTTACTagagttttaagagattttataatagtttaataaaaatttcaaagaatttcttcacaataattgaagaatttgaaatatttaaagaaattttcaaatattccaaggaatttcagtacatttcaagagttttcaaaagatattataaatttttaaagatttcaatgaatttttagtaactttaaacattttaaagggatttcaaaggatttggaatatttgaagctttaaaaaaggATTACAAAGAAGtttcaaagtgttaaaatttttttaagtatttcaaggaatatgattagattttatttaaattcacgggattttacaaaactttaacgaaagttcaaagaaattatttacaagacTTGaggagtttcaaatattttaacaaatttgaaaatattttaaggtatttgagAAGATTGTATAATCTTGTTTTACactatattttattaactttttttataattataatccttctttaaaatgtttatgttATCTTATCTCAATTTAGCTCatcgaaaaatctaaaaaaataacacaaaCAATGCAGGCTTTTATGAATATTTCtctattgaatttttgttttgaaaaaattacgtaaCATAAGCGGAGCgttaaaaaaattggcaaaaaatgtgTTCCGTAATTTATGGATAGCCGCTATTCATCTTTTGCAAATTGCAGTATTAAGAATCAATAAAACACGTTTTTAACATGACGAACTTTTTTCTCAACAATATTCTTTTCACTTCCCACGAACGTTTCCAAGAATCCAATGTATTGTTTACaagcattttttttcttcagaaagatactatttggaataaaatcttaaaattcgaaTTCAGTTATTGTGTTTTAATGGCTCAGCAAATTCTGTTACCAGAAAATTTCTTATTGTTCATAATATGTACATTTACCGAGatataaaaatactaataagAAACGTATGGTTAAAACTTCTTCGGACAGATCATTTTCTTTCGAAGCTTCAACCAGTTCATAGTCGAGTTTGGCAGTATATTGTCTCTAGCTATTTGCACTCTTATATATTTCCCTTTTACACCAAATAAGACACGAGCAGCATTGCACCAAACGTGGTTATGATTGTTTGTTGTTGCtgtaattttatcattacttttatACATAATAATTGGAAGAGATTCAGTAGTCTCTACTTGGTGGGACGTTGGCTGTATTGAATTGAATATTGTTAATCCTAGTAACTCGCAGCTAAAAAAAAGCTGTCAGTGTATCGTTCTAACGAAGAAGGACATCAAGCAGGCTGGGTTTCTTCGTGGAATTGTATTTCACGTAGAAAAAAACGCGTTAGTGGAAGAAAATGTATCATCTGCTTTCTGCCATCACCGAAACACTTAGTTCCATTAGAAATTCTATCCGTAAAAGTCATATAATACtagtacttaaaatttaattatattcccTACTAGAGTCGAATAAAAACAAGGGTTTGGGCGTCTCCCTGCTGCTGACGCACTCTTTAAATCtctccgaaattataaaataacatcCACGTCATTTTgtaatacacgaatttttaatactCAATTTTTCAGAGCgcgaatttaaatttcaacgatAAAGAGCAATAATCACAATCTTATGGTTAAAAACTACCATAAAGGTCAcccaaaaatcacaaaatttgaaaaatcctatgtgcttttagaaatttttctgtcttaaaaaatatataatcaaagtttaattcaaaatattttcgttaCTTAatatcagtttaattttctatggtAAATGTTGTACTGTATAACTTAAGATAgacttttaaagttttatataattttaggaataaaaataatattatcagtcATTTCTTATGAAAGAAGAaaccttattttttacaaaaaaaagtttaaaacttacacacaataattatttaaaccatacTTTTTggtattgaattttttgttgtttaaaattctttttaaaggtataaaaaatcaattgcaaacattgttgaaataatttattttggaagtttttaaatgttggcattcaaaataatgtttttttcatttgaaattatattatcagtaataatatttttattcttaagatcataaaaaaaatatgttgttgTTGAGACGTCTGACTTTTGGCACGGTAAATactttgaaggaaaaaaatatttaaagacattttttttgcataatttactttttcttttaataattacgacaataaaaaagacgatttttcaacaaaatatatgaaaattttaacaaaatagtttaattttgaactaaattaatccaaagttcaatagttaaattttcagttagcaaagttaatgtttaaccaaaaagatgaaattgcaactgaaatgattaatctttgtctataattattggatttttatccaaaaagattaatttttctgccttaaaaaaatatatagtcaaagtttaattgtaaatattttcgtTGCTTGATATCCGTTCAATTTTCTATGATAaaccttattttttacaaaaaaaaatatttaaaattacacacaataattaattagatcagtttttttattgcattttttcgttattaaaaatgtttttttaatgtttaaaaaatcaattgcaaacactgtcaaaataatttcaaagacatttttcgcataatataatttttcttctaataattatgacttaaagtacttaaaattgtagatgtcttaattattataaaaaaagtaaattatgtataaaaatgtCTAATGTCTATAAAATTACACACCATTGAATTCATCATAGAAAATGAAGCTAATAttgtcaaaacatttttattaagcaCGAAAACGAAGATATTGAGAGTAAAATCCCAGATTTTTCCAGGTGTAATTTTTTATAGtgctatattaaattcaatttaaaccggttcaaatttataactttacaagtaaaataattgaattttcaacaaaatagatgaatttttaatcaaatagttgctttttcaaccagcaagattaattttcaataaaaaatatgatttttcaacaaaatatacgaaattttaacaaaatagtttcattttgaaccaaattaaccaaaaatgtaatagttaaattttaagctagcaaagttaatgttcaacaaaaaaaatgaaattgcaactgaaatgattaatctttgtctataattaataaatcgaaaaaatgaattttcaagcaagaagaataattcctatttaaaaaatgcaatttcaactaaaataggtcatttttcaaccatagagatatattttaaactaataatatgGAATAttgaattggaatagttacatttttagtttcaaaaaatttcaaccaagaagaaccacattttcaacaaaatagtttcaatataataatttgaatttcaactggaatagttatattttcagtaacaaaaattaattgtcagccatagaaaaaaacgactttttaaccagaaagatgaattttcaattcaaatgatgaatcttacaaccacaaaatttatttttaataaaagagttgaacttttaaccaagtaatcaaatttgtaatttaactCCTTTGctggcagagagaattcgacaaaaagtgcccaaaataatacgaaaattttttatccttaaaatttgtatctcacgggttttggggtcgctgaatcctaatatgaattcaaaattcagaaattcaatatagcgaattcaatatggcgggcgaaaatacaaaaaacggctcaaTTCGGATAAATCTTGGCACTTATGGGTTTACGGGGtcgttgaatccgaatctggagtcaaaatttgaaattttaaaatgaggaacgaaaatacaaaaaacgactcaatttggataaatcttgATACTAATATGTAATTTAGGTCGCTAATTAcgattctgaattgaaaattgaaaaattcaaaatggacagACTAAACCATACAAAGTAGATCCTACACCGTTTAgtaaattctacgaaaaaaaataaaaaaaaataacaaaaaacaaaaaaaaaaatttttaaaaggagtATTGAATCCTACCGTTGCAGCCTCCTCGTGGCACATTCCGGGGTCGTGAATAAATTTACCAGCCGTTATCAGCcgttttttggattttcattcgccatattggatcccccatttttaattttcgaatttagacctcagattcagcgaccccaaaaatccgTAAATACCGAGGtttatccaaatcgagccgttttttgtacttggcccgccatattggattcgccattttgaattttgacttcaaattctgaTCCAGCGACCCAGAAACCCCCCGTGTGAGACTTGAATGTAGTAGTTGACAGTAAAAAGATGATtgctcaaacaagaagattaattgtatacttttagaaaacgaatttttaagaatatacttgaattttcgatcaattgtcgtcaaaaaatagaaaaattaggttttcagttgaaaaaaaaaagttccctgacaattccagctTTTCCAGATATTGTAGAAACcatgattaaattttctaatcCATTTACCTTTTCCAAAAAGGAACAAGAATTTCCAAAAGCACAATGCACTTTTGAAACCTGACGATTTTTGGACCACCCCAAACTATCATGTATCAATAGAAATCAATCGACTTTCGTAATCGAGACTTTTTGAAGACTGAAAGAGGCGCGTGGATCGACATAAAACAGAAGATGATTGGCGATAACGTGTGTATTTAATAAACTCGTGTTCAagctgatgaaaaaaaaaaaggaaaacagtCGCTCAACGGTAATCTCTTTTCTTtggcacttttaattttttaataatcgtaGATACGCATTGAAGAATGAATTATCATCATCGGCAGTGAGAAACATGCGATTACTGAGTAATTCGAGACATCACGGAATCCGAGCATCACAGTGCGAAGATAACTATGATTCTCCTATCGGCAAAAAGGTCTCATTACCTGTGAGTCAATTGATTGTCTAATTTCATAATAATACTCaacatatttttgttttcttcgtTTTTTCTTTCTCGCAACAACATTCCCTGTTCTCGAGATCGAGCGACGAGCAGTTCTCGAATTCCTACACATATACTCTTTATTTCGTACAAATATCCATAATAAATCTTATAAATGTGGTATGTATAGTCTCACTGGCACTACATCACCCGATAGCATCGATGGGACATAAAAATCTCTAAGTGTCTTTCTTTCGTTAACATTATTAACATGGAAGTGAATTCCGATAGTTTATTTCCGACCTCTCTGAGGCGATCAAAACTACCGACTAACATTTCGTCTCCAGAGTCGTGGCCTCCTTTCCTGTCGCCGCTTTCTTCCTCTTCTCTGACTCTCGCTTGACATCTGGATGCTGGTAACTTGGCGAATCTTCCGTGACCAATATCTGAGGTATGACTTCCTCCAAGGACAAGATTTCGGTTACTGTTGGCGAATAGCTCAGAGTTGTGCCTTCGCTCGTTGGCGAGGTGACACAACTGTCGCCGACACTCCTGCTGCGCGAGGTGGAACGACGAGTCTTCTCAAACTGGTGGGTATTCAGGGACAAGCTGGCTTGAATGGACATTTTATCCAGGGGTAGCGAGTTGGCTTGTTGCACGTTGACATGCGAGGGACTGCGAGAGTGCACGACATGCAGAGGACTCTCGGAATTGGAGACACTTTCAGTCGAGAGAATCTTGGAACTCGCTGCTAATCGGCTGGCACAGGGCGAGTACTTGGACAAATTGATGGTGATCTTGTCCGATTCGATTCTCAGAGAGGATCTGCTGAATTTCTTGTGAGGACTGCAAGAAGTAGTGGTCTTCTTCACCTTCAATGACCTGACCGTTTTGCTTTTATCTTGAGCCACCTTCGTTATCTGGCAGAGTCCTTTGGTCAAATGATTCTTGGAATTCTTACTGAACCACAAGTACTTCTTGGTTTTTGGCAACTCCAGATCCAAATTGTCGCTAACGTCGCTGCTATCCAGGTCTAGGTCTTTGCCGACGAATCGCGCTTTGGATTGACGTTTTACCCTTTCCAAACAAGCAGCCTCCTCAAGAACCTGGAATTGTAATGAATATGAGTTGTAAGAGACGTTTTAATGCGTTTATACCGAGATTCTTTCGAGTCGGAACCGATATTTACATCGTTGGAAGCTTCTGAACTTGACGAATTTGCCGTCTCTTTGTTCCTGGTCGCTGATTTCAAGTTCTCGCGGTCGGTGAAAGTTTGGGAAGCGCGCTTCTTGCGACGATTCGGCTTACGATGCTGGTTAGATTTTGAAGGAGTTTTGCTGTCTTTCTTCTTATTGTCCTTGGAGTTTTCTCGTTCCCATTTGGTGTTCAAACAGTCTGTCTTGGCGTTGAAAGTTGCTGCTGTGAATTCGGATTCTTTTTGAAGAGAGTGCACTTCCTTGGTTAATGGTTTGCTAGTCTCTCGTTTCTCTCGCTTTGATTTCTCTTGTTCCTCGGGGAAAAGTATAGCCTCGTCATTGGATACTGGCGAGGGGTCTCCGTCACAGGGGAGTGTGACGATCTCCCCTGCGGAAGGTGATTGCTATACGAGCTTTTCGGTAGGCGAGCTGGTCGAGATGGAGCTGATTGTGTTGGAGTTATTTGAAATAGATTGTACCTGACTATTGACATGTGTGAGACCAACTCCCTGCCCTCCCTGACTCTGGGAGAGGCTGAGTCGCCGTCAGTTCACCAATTCCACACTCACAAATTGCTTCAGACGCTCTAAATACTGGTTGTACAATTCCACATCATTGTGACCAGCACCCTGAAACACGATGGGTAGAGTCATGAATTTTGATTAATCTACAGgggtacaaaaaagtttttgcacatctcttttttgatgactgataaagttcttttaattttaattatgccaaagctaaaaaaatgtccctttaaccctttgcggcatggtgggaatgccgtattcccaccttttttcatatcattttttgcaatttcagagtagtttttattggattttacacaggttttttttttttaatttcatgctcccaggatgatagaaaattgaaatttatgtgcgaagggtctaaaattctttaagaatttgttaatacttataaacaaagatgaaaaagtcttttttgttgaaaaaattcattattgaaaaaaatttccattataaCCTTAGGAAAATGGGTAcataagggtttttggggtcgctgattacgaatctggattcaaattttgaaaattcaaaatagcggatccaacatggctgccgaaattggaaatattttttgattttatctgaaaattggtatacaggggatTTTGGgccagtgatcacgaatatgaactcagattttggaaattcaaaatggcggatccaatatggcgcccaaaacttggaatatttttggattttttttctgaaaattggtatacagaggtttttggggtcgctgatcacgaatctgaaatcagactttgaaaatccaaaatgacggatccaatatggcggccaaaataatcaagttttc
It encodes:
- the LOC117170938 gene encoding uncharacterized protein LOC117170938, which codes for MSIQSPSAGEIVTLPCDGDPSPVSNDEAILFPEEQEKSKREKRETSKPLTKEVHSLQKESEFTAATFNAKTDCLNTKWERENSKDNKKKDSKTPSKSNQHRKPNRRKKRASQTFTDRENLKSATRNKETANSSSSEASNDVLEEAACLERVKRQSKARFVGKDLDLDSSDVSDNLDLELPKTKKYLWFSKNSKNHLTKGLCQITKVAQDKSKTVRSLKVKKTTTSCSPHKKFSRSSLRIESDKITINLSKYSPCASRLAASSKILSTESVSNSESPLHVVHSRSPSHVNVQQANSLPLDKMSIQASLSLNTHQFEKTRRSTSRSRSVGDSCVTSPTSEGTTLSYSPTVTEILSLEEVIPQILVTEDSPSYQHPDVKRESEKRKKAATGKEATTLETKC